The segment gaaaataaaacaacttttttaaacTGAGACAAACAATGTGCCCTTTTATATAAGAAAGGAAACCTGGCTCTATCGTATTTAGAGTTGATGCTAGACAATACACAGCAGAGGTCACGTAAGAGTCTAACTGAGAAACTGTGACGTCTGTTTATAACTAAAGGGGTTTCACTTCTTGTTTTTTCAAGAGCTACTTCCTCATGTTTAACAGTTCCCTGTCGCAATGCATGTTACATTAGTAAAGCATAATTTCCATGAGCTCAACAGCGAAGAAGAAACTTAATCATTCGTGTGGTTGCTAAAGAGTCATCTGCAGAACGGATTTCACTGTCACACATTTGTCGTAGGCTGTGGAATAAAGTCTGGATTTAAATGCTATGTCTGATTCCTTGacaacaacaggaagcccgGTGCAGGAGGATCGACAGACATCTTGCATCTGTAAGGAATGATAGGAGTCCTGAActccagcagcagagtgtgCAGACGAGGGGTAAGTACATATGTGCTGATATGTGAAATGTACTATTTTATTGCCTTTGTTTAATATGTTTAGGTTACATCTGTTATATTCACATATTGTCAGAAAATGCAACCTTGTCTGCAAGTACAGActataaactgaaaaaaataacacagtCAGCACAACTACATGATACACGGAACTAAAAAACAAAGGATCTAAGAACAAAAAAGCAGATGATTCATCTGATCTGCTGTAAATGTATGATGGTGATAGTGTTTGTGCAGCTGGGTGGTAAATGACAGTTAAACATAAACAGAATAAACGAGTTCAGAATTATGAAAGCAGTTGTTTCCATCGAGGGTGTGTGGTGGTCACTGAATATGAATCATATACTGTGGCCTTTGAACGtgatatgtgaaaggcaaactccggaaaatgaCTGGACCCAATTATTTCATGTTCATGTCTGAATACAGCTTTAGAATTGTTCCTAATGTGATCATACTTTAGCTACAGTTAGAAGGTGCACCTTGCAGCCCAGTGTAATCTCCGTTCTTTGTGTGCTGTTTATCTGCAGATCCCTGAGCTGGTGGCATGGAGGAAGCCTACAGTGAACTGTACCAGCAGTTCCTTCGCCTGAGGTCTCTTTGTCTGAGACAAGCTGCTCTGTTGAATCAACTCACAACAGCCCTGCAGAAACAGCAAGGTCCATATAACCTGATGCTCACAAACATGTGTCTGTCATTATTCATCAAACTCATCCACAACTGTCCTCCTGCAGGCGCCACTGTTCCTAATGGAGACTTAAGCTACATGATGTCCATCCCCTTCCAGTGCAGCCAAGCAATCCCTGTGCTCATCCCTGAAAAGCCTCAACCGATGACAGTAGCACCACAGTGTTGCAACCATCAGGTCTCCAGAAATGTGTACAGTTTTTCGGATCTTCTCGCTGAAGATATGTCCAAGCTCTGCATGGATTTGCCTCtgcggagggaggaggatggaaaGTTGGAGCCGAAGGTTGCACCTCTGTCAACCCTGGACTCCTGCAGGTGGCATGGAGCCTTATCCAGTGACTCAAATAATCCTGGGCAGGCAGATCATCGTGGTAGAGACAGGACTGTGCACACATCGAGGGTAGGTGTCCTCAGCAGAACAACATGCCACGCGTAGCCATTCTCAAGTTTGCCCTcatattttttaacatgttctcCCTCTCTAACTCCTTGTCGTGTACTCTGTGTTTGTATCAGATGCCTGCGTCAGACAGTCAGTCCCGTGTCATGGACTTGCTGAGCCAGCCTGGTGGGTTACTGATGTCAGACGTGGCGCTGCAGTCACACGTCTGCGACTTCTGCCAGGCGGTTTTCCCCGGAGACACAACCACCAAAGGAGAGTTCATACGACACCTTCACACCCACATCACCTAGACGGTGCGGACCATGCATCTGGTCCTGAtagatgagtgatgagtgtttgCATGATGTGGTGGAGCAGGTAAATCGCAGTTAACCTGATCTCTGGAAACAACAAAGTAACAG is part of the Hippoglossus hippoglossus isolate fHipHip1 chromosome 5, fHipHip1.pri, whole genome shotgun sequence genome and harbors:
- the zgc:113184 gene encoding uncharacterized protein zgc:113184, whose protein sequence is MEEAYSELYQQFLRLRSLCLRQAALLNQLTTALQKQQGATVPNGDLSYMMSIPFQCSQAIPVLIPEKPQPMTVAPQCCNHQVSRNVYSFSDLLAEDMSKLCMDLPLRREEDGKLEPKVAPLSTLDSCRWHGALSSDSNNPGQADHRGRDRTVHTSRMPASDSQSRVMDLLSQPGGLLMSDVALQSHVCDFCQAVFPGDTTTKGEFIRHLHTHIT